One Frankia alni ACN14a DNA window includes the following coding sequences:
- a CDS encoding protein kinase domain-containing protein: MFLARNNLARPVLIKLITAPFARDTEFRRRLRIDLDHLRRLAPFCLAAILDLDTLARPPYVVVEYIDAPTLAASVEVDGPLHSADTARLAVGLAAALSALHGEGIVFGDLKPTNVVLSRQGLRLVDFGLARVLNGVSADNSGTSPSGVGTLAFISPEQALGQAVTAASDIFTWGGVLLFAATGQPPFGAGTPRALLQRAVYAEPDLSMLDPDLRDLVSAAMRKDPKRRPRAVDLLEHLMVGAPEDDPLTVPEPGVLGLPEDAVEAVPATARETTVTVAAPPVAAPPVAAPPVAAPPVAAPPVAAPPVDEHPRPPAAPEAEPVARPEVEAEPDARAAAGAEADARSEVEPGALPESGVESEAQTEVAAESGAKSEAQPESGVEPGARPEAAAEPEPTSPSAATVAGPTSLSPPVGSGRPAGDGTAVRAVAATVLIPQQALPAPSPPTRQAATVRPARTGEVPLAARPAEAEGSPRQGDDVVTETARSGESVATTRSGESVAVTGGGDAGGTGGTGEGGEIIGTGGNREEAAVAAPQRARSDRGWLRRALSLGAATSLLVIPAFAVLVTVRDRGGAATSRGAAGAAIRLLDREPNLAGQLAVAAYRVEPTALAAQALVEASVRQIVASTGTIRDLRVTSDGRYLIAVGDAGGSVWDIADPARIRRVGDLTAHAAATVADRAQLAAGSGDRSAGGTRPGFNTVELTPDGAAGGGTGTADAPGVTEAADSAPWSAGSALRAVTIVPRPSASATAPVPQTLVTTGADGVIRLWQLIPPRLVDDGALDQVRTAAAEVSPLADLRGHPGAGTAVAVSADGRTLASTGADRTVRLWDVSRPRSPRALAVLTQPSAVTSVAFTPDGRSLVLGGPGRLAVWDVTDPRNPRSRAERTAAADVRAIVVSPGGRWFAATTTTSRGTQTEIFGLGDPRGLRRWASIAPGPAPASGAAPASGATPASGAAPIPGAAPAAAVASPGTLALSADGRVLAVAGAAGQITLWDVSSPFQPVRRGNLPVGATTGVSALGLAGPTGTLAAAVGDGVRLWQLDLLAAQDEVCARVGERISRDQWRSQLGHRRYDPPCD; the protein is encoded by the coding sequence GTGTTTCTTGCCCGTAACAATCTCGCGCGTCCCGTCCTCATCAAGCTGATCACGGCGCCGTTCGCGCGGGACACGGAGTTCCGTCGCCGGTTGCGCATCGATCTTGATCATCTTCGGCGGCTGGCCCCGTTCTGCCTTGCCGCGATCCTGGACCTGGATACGCTGGCACGCCCTCCCTACGTGGTCGTCGAGTACATCGACGCGCCGACCCTCGCCGCCAGCGTCGAGGTCGACGGTCCGTTGCACTCGGCCGACACCGCCAGGCTCGCCGTGGGGCTTGCCGCGGCGCTGTCGGCACTCCATGGCGAAGGGATTGTCTTCGGTGATTTGAAACCGACCAATGTGGTGCTTTCTCGGCAAGGCCTGCGCCTGGTCGACTTCGGTCTCGCCCGAGTGCTGAACGGCGTCTCCGCCGACAATTCGGGCACTTCCCCGTCCGGCGTCGGAACGCTCGCGTTCATCAGTCCGGAACAGGCTCTCGGCCAGGCGGTCACCGCCGCGTCCGACATCTTCACCTGGGGCGGCGTGCTGCTGTTCGCCGCGACCGGCCAACCGCCGTTCGGCGCCGGTACGCCGCGTGCTCTGCTCCAGCGTGCCGTCTATGCCGAGCCCGACCTGTCGATGCTCGATCCCGACCTGCGCGACCTGGTGTCCGCCGCGATGCGCAAGGACCCCAAGCGTCGGCCCCGCGCTGTCGATCTGCTCGAGCACCTCATGGTGGGCGCTCCCGAGGACGACCCGCTGACCGTCCCCGAACCCGGCGTGCTCGGACTCCCCGAAGATGCCGTCGAGGCCGTCCCGGCGACAGCCCGGGAGACGACGGTGACCGTCGCCGCTCCGCCCGTGGCCGCTCCGCCCGTGGCCGCTCCGCCCGTGGCCGCTCCGCCCGTGGCCGCGCCGCCCGTGGCCGCGCCGCCCGTCGATGAGCACCCGCGGCCGCCGGCAGCACCCGAGGCGGAGCCGGTCGCGCGGCCTGAGGTCGAGGCGGAGCCGGACGCGCGGGCAGCGGCCGGAGCGGAGGCGGACGCGCGGTCTGAGGTCGAGCCCGGGGCGCTGCCCGAGTCCGGTGTGGAGTCGGAGGCGCAGACCGAAGTGGCGGCGGAGTCCGGTGCGAAGTCGGAGGCGCAGCCGGAGTCCGGTGTGGAGCCTGGGGCCCGACCCGAAGCGGCGGCGGAGCCAGAGCCGACCTCCCCGTCGGCCGCGACCGTGGCCGGCCCGACCTCCTTGTCTCCACCGGTCGGTTCCGGACGGCCGGCTGGGGACGGGACCGCGGTGCGGGCGGTGGCCGCGACCGTCCTGATACCCCAGCAGGCCCTGCCCGCGCCGTCCCCGCCCACCCGGCAGGCGGCGACGGTCCGCCCGGCCCGCACGGGGGAAGTGCCGCTCGCCGCCCGGCCGGCGGAGGCGGAGGGGTCGCCCCGGCAGGGCGACGACGTCGTCACGGAGACCGCCCGCAGTGGCGAGTCCGTGGCTACCACGCGCAGTGGCGAGTCCGTGGCTGTCACCGGAGGCGGCGATGCCGGCGGCACCGGTGGCACCGGCGAGGGCGGCGAGATCATCGGGACGGGGGGAAACCGGGAGGAGGCGGCGGTCGCGGCGCCGCAGCGGGCTCGGTCGGATCGCGGGTGGCTGCGGCGCGCGCTGTCGCTCGGCGCCGCGACGTCGCTGCTGGTGATCCCGGCGTTCGCGGTTCTGGTCACTGTGCGCGACCGCGGCGGCGCGGCGACGTCCCGCGGTGCCGCCGGGGCCGCGATCCGCCTGCTCGACCGGGAACCGAACCTCGCCGGGCAGCTGGCCGTCGCCGCGTATCGGGTCGAGCCGACCGCGCTGGCCGCCCAGGCCCTGGTCGAGGCGAGCGTCAGGCAGATCGTCGCGTCGACCGGAACCATTCGTGACCTGCGGGTCACCTCGGATGGCCGCTATCTGATCGCGGTCGGTGATGCCGGCGGGTCCGTCTGGGACATCGCCGATCCCGCTCGGATACGCCGGGTCGGCGACCTGACCGCGCACGCCGCGGCGACCGTCGCCGACCGTGCGCAGCTCGCCGCAGGCTCCGGCGACCGGTCGGCGGGTGGCACCCGACCTGGTTTCAACACCGTGGAGCTCACCCCGGACGGCGCCGCCGGCGGTGGCACCGGCACGGCCGACGCGCCGGGCGTGACCGAGGCGGCCGACAGCGCCCCGTGGTCGGCCGGGTCGGCGCTGCGTGCCGTCACGATCGTGCCGCGCCCGTCCGCGTCCGCCACCGCCCCGGTACCGCAGACCCTGGTGACGACCGGGGCGGACGGCGTGATCCGGCTGTGGCAGCTCATCCCGCCCAGGCTGGTGGACGACGGCGCGCTGGACCAGGTGCGTACCGCCGCGGCCGAGGTCTCGCCGCTGGCGGACCTGCGCGGTCACCCCGGCGCCGGGACGGCCGTCGCGGTCAGCGCGGACGGCCGGACACTCGCCTCGACGGGGGCGGATCGGACGGTTCGGCTGTGGGACGTCAGCCGCCCACGCTCGCCGCGGGCCCTCGCCGTGCTGACCCAACCGTCGGCCGTCACCAGCGTGGCCTTCACCCCGGACGGGCGCTCGCTCGTGCTGGGCGGCCCGGGTCGCCTCGCCGTGTGGGACGTCACCGATCCGCGGAACCCGCGAAGCCGCGCGGAGCGCACCGCCGCGGCCGACGTCCGGGCGATCGTCGTCAGCCCGGGTGGCCGCTGGTTCGCGGCGACGACCACGACCTCCCGCGGCACCCAGACGGAGATCTTCGGGCTGGGTGATCCGCGAGGCCTGCGCCGGTGGGCGTCCATCGCCCCCGGACCGGCTCCCGCGTCCGGCGCAGCCCCCGCGTCCGGCGCAACCCCCGCGTCCGGCGCAGCCCCGATCCCCGGAGCGGCTCCGGCCGCCGCGGTGGCGTCGCCCGGGACCCTCGCGCTGTCCGCGGACGGCCGGGTGCTCGCCGTCGCAGGCGCAGCCGGTCAGATCACGCTGTGGGACGTGTCCTCGCCGTTCCAGCCGGTGCGCCGGGGCAACCTGCCGGTCGGCGCCACCACCGGCGTGAGCGCCCTCGGCCTCGCCGGGCCCACCGGCACTCTGGCGGCCGCGGTCGGGGACGGCGTCCGGCTCTGGCAGCTTGATCTGCTCGCGGCCCAGGACGAGGTCTGCGCCCGGGTCGGCGAGCGCATCAGCCGCGACCAGTGGCGCAGCCAGCTCGGTCACCGCCGCTACGACCCGCCCTGCGACTGA
- a CDS encoding response regulator, which produces MTERSGGSVDGEGGPAAERPRSKILLVDDRADNLMALEAILASLDQDLVTASSGEEALKRLLVDDFAVILLDVQMPGMDGFETAHRIKQRGRTRDTPIIFLTAIDREPHHAFRGYAVGAVDYIAKPFDPWLLRAKVSVFVELFEKNERLSELVHQRVRDFDLMTEVAERLIALDVLLEGGAGSSAEETIAAAGAEVRGLVARLQPFARSNNT; this is translated from the coding sequence GTGACCGAGCGGAGCGGCGGTTCCGTCGACGGCGAAGGCGGGCCGGCCGCGGAACGACCCCGCAGCAAGATCCTTCTGGTTGACGACCGGGCCGACAATCTCATGGCGCTGGAGGCGATTCTCGCCTCGCTGGATCAGGATCTTGTCACGGCGTCGTCGGGTGAGGAGGCGCTCAAACGCCTTCTCGTCGACGACTTCGCGGTGATCCTTCTGGACGTCCAGATGCCTGGGATGGACGGATTCGAGACGGCGCATCGGATCAAGCAGCGCGGGCGCACCCGGGACACCCCGATCATCTTTCTGACGGCGATCGACCGGGAGCCGCACCACGCGTTCCGCGGTTACGCTGTCGGCGCGGTCGACTACATTGCGAAGCCGTTCGACCCGTGGCTGCTGCGGGCCAAGGTCAGTGTGTTCGTGGAGCTGTTCGAGAAGAACGAGCGGCTGTCCGAGCTGGTTCATCAGCGGGTCCGGGACTTCGACCTCATGACGGAGGTCGCGGAGCGGCTCATCGCGCTCGACGTCCTGCTGGAGGGCGGAGCCGGGAGCTCCGCCGAGGAGACGATCGCCGCTGCCGGCGCCGAGGTGCGTGGTCTGGTCGCCCGGCTGCAGCCGTTCGCCCGCTCGAACAACACCTGA
- a CDS encoding MarR family winged helix-turn-helix transcriptional regulator, protein MTGGSVEPGVADGSAVRPSSTAGETPTGPDWDVRRLTEVVTRLRRVLRASIRTEYSWEALPMAQVELLQCLAEADGTRVGELAGRLRLAPNSVSTLVQQLADAGYLHRERDPADRRAALLRLTPAGAAALSGWQRAHERRLGAALARLVEADRTAILTALPALSNLVDALGDRGQPAG, encoded by the coding sequence ATGACCGGAGGATCCGTCGAGCCCGGCGTCGCCGACGGCTCGGCCGTCCGCCCCTCGTCGACGGCCGGCGAGACCCCGACCGGCCCCGACTGGGACGTGCGCCGACTCACCGAGGTCGTCACCCGGCTGCGTCGGGTGCTGCGGGCGAGCATCCGTACCGAGTACTCGTGGGAGGCCCTGCCGATGGCGCAGGTCGAGCTCCTGCAGTGCCTGGCCGAGGCGGACGGCACCCGCGTCGGTGAGCTCGCCGGGCGTCTGCGGCTCGCCCCGAACAGCGTCTCGACGCTGGTGCAGCAGCTCGCCGACGCCGGCTACCTGCACCGTGAGCGTGACCCGGCGGATCGGCGGGCGGCGCTGCTGCGGCTCACCCCGGCCGGGGCGGCAGCCCTGTCCGGCTGGCAGCGTGCCCATGAGCGACGCCTCGGCGCGGCGCTGGCCCGGCTGGTCGAGGCCGACCGGACGGCGATCCTCACCGCCCTGCCCGCGCTGTCGAACCTGGTGGATGCGCTGGGGGACCGTGGGCAGCCGGCCGGGTGA
- a CDS encoding alpha-ketoglutarate-dependent dioxygenase AlkB yields MTDAASPAPGAARAGGPAARAGTGASLPPGVGAVDPAARADRIWLDERSWVDVTRGWLRGADELYEAMRSGLPWRQGAMWRYERQVTEPRLTAWVPRGAPVPFPALVDAYRALRRTYGVEFDGFGMSLYRDGSDGVGFHRDREMRWLDDTIIAILTLGARRPFLVKSRHLPPGRRLLSDPQAPGGRDLSPAGGDLIVLGGRAQADWLHAVPRVHGHVGTRISVQWRWTSRAGRPEQGPGYGAARHFDR; encoded by the coding sequence GTGACGGACGCCGCCTCACCGGCCCCGGGTGCCGCCCGCGCGGGCGGGCCGGCCGCGCGGGCGGGTACGGGGGCGTCCCTGCCGCCGGGCGTCGGCGCGGTGGATCCGGCGGCACGCGCGGATCGGATCTGGCTGGACGAGCGGTCCTGGGTCGACGTCACCCGCGGGTGGCTGCGCGGCGCGGACGAGCTGTACGAGGCGATGCGCTCGGGCCTGCCCTGGCGGCAGGGTGCCATGTGGCGCTACGAGCGCCAGGTCACCGAGCCGCGGTTGACCGCGTGGGTTCCCCGCGGCGCGCCGGTGCCCTTCCCCGCTCTGGTGGATGCCTACCGGGCGCTGCGACGCACCTACGGGGTGGAGTTCGACGGGTTCGGCATGTCCCTGTACCGGGACGGTTCCGACGGCGTCGGCTTCCACCGCGACCGCGAGATGCGCTGGCTGGACGACACGATCATCGCGATCCTCACCCTCGGTGCGCGGCGGCCGTTCCTGGTGAAGTCGCGCCACCTGCCGCCGGGCCGGCGGCTGCTGAGCGACCCGCAGGCGCCGGGCGGACGCGACCTGTCCCCCGCTGGCGGAGATCTGATCGTGCTGGGCGGGCGCGCTCAGGCCGACTGGCTGCACGCGGTGCCGCGGGTGCACGGGCACGTCGGCACCCGCATCTCCGTGCAGTGGCGCTGGACCTCCCGGGCCGGCCGGCCCGAGCAGGGGCCCGGCTACGGTGCGGCCCGCCACTTCGACCGGTAG
- a CDS encoding allophanate hydrolase encodes MVIDAPSPDPTSTAPAPSTAHPGRAHSDRTIPTQDLHTSDLRAPNPQAPNPSDPYLDALRLDAPNLQAAVLLAGYRSGRLRVSEVIAAVYDRIEARGDDAVWISRFPRAQALARAATLDAQRDALFGPPPAAADSAHPLGGEGSPVGPDPDPIGSGDATPDLPALFGLPFAVKDNIDVAGLPTTAGCPGFAYEPAEDAPAVAALLAAGAVCVGKTNLDQFATGLSGVRSPYGTPVSPFDSALIAGGSSSGSGVAVAVGLVTFAVGTDTAGSGRVPAALTNVVGLKPSRGLVSTRGLVPACRSLDCLSVFALSVADARLALSVMNGYDAADPYSRRLPLMPAADARPAPASRSTSASASASASLVPPEQGAGGTDDHPSRPPHGLRVGVARPEQLTFFGDRGARAVYEDGLRLIRGTGARTGEIDLEPFLAAGALLYGGPWLAERFASVGEFVTARPDDVHPVIRTVLEPGASITGVEAFRGLTRLRALRRQADEIWRDIDVLVLPTVPTTYPVEAVAADPIGLNARLGRYTTFVNLLDLAAIAIPIGFADGLPHGLTLIAPAGRDEFLADLASRLHARTGLPVGATGHALARSGAPARSATPAQSATPAQSATPARSGPAGPPGTPTGFLDLAVVGAHMSGLPLNGELTRLGAVLLRHDRTLPRYRLYALPGPQPHRPGLLRVNTGGAAIDAEVWRLPLAAAGGFLLGVPSPLAIGTLDLAGGPTLGFLCESAAVDGALDITALGGWRPYLARPRTETTPSQVP; translated from the coding sequence ATGGTCATCGACGCTCCCTCCCCCGACCCGACCAGTACGGCCCCCGCACCATCCACCGCCCACCCAGGACGCGCCCACTCCGATCGGACCATCCCCACCCAGGACCTGCACACCTCGGACCTGCGGGCCCCGAACCCGCAGGCCCCGAACCCGTCGGACCCGTACCTGGACGCCCTCCGCCTGGACGCCCCGAATCTGCAGGCCGCGGTGCTGTTGGCGGGGTACCGCAGCGGCCGGCTGCGGGTGTCCGAGGTGATCGCCGCCGTCTACGACCGGATCGAGGCCCGCGGGGACGACGCGGTGTGGATTTCGAGATTCCCCCGGGCCCAGGCACTGGCCCGGGCTGCGACGCTGGACGCGCAGCGGGATGCCCTGTTCGGACCACCCCCGGCCGCCGCCGACAGCGCCCACCCCCTGGGCGGCGAGGGAAGCCCGGTCGGGCCGGACCCTGACCCGATCGGGTCAGGAGACGCCACGCCGGACCTGCCTGCCCTGTTCGGGCTGCCCTTCGCCGTCAAGGACAACATCGACGTCGCCGGGCTCCCGACCACGGCCGGCTGCCCGGGCTTCGCCTACGAGCCGGCCGAGGACGCCCCGGCCGTCGCCGCGCTGCTCGCCGCCGGGGCCGTCTGCGTGGGCAAGACGAACCTCGACCAGTTCGCGACCGGCCTGTCCGGGGTGCGCTCGCCCTACGGCACACCGGTGTCGCCGTTCGACTCCGCCCTGATCGCCGGCGGGTCGAGTTCCGGCTCCGGAGTGGCGGTCGCGGTCGGCCTCGTGACCTTCGCGGTCGGCACCGACACCGCGGGCTCCGGCCGGGTGCCGGCGGCGCTGACCAACGTCGTCGGGCTCAAGCCCTCCCGCGGCCTGGTGAGCACCCGCGGTCTGGTCCCGGCCTGCCGGTCGTTGGACTGCCTGAGCGTCTTCGCCCTCAGCGTGGCGGACGCGCGCCTGGCCCTGTCGGTCATGAACGGCTACGACGCCGCCGACCCCTACTCGCGCAGGCTCCCCCTCATGCCTGCGGCGGACGCCAGGCCGGCCCCGGCGTCCAGGTCAACGTCGGCGTCGGCGTCGGCGTCGGCGTCGTTGGTCCCGCCCGAGCAGGGGGCGGGCGGGACCGACGATCATCCGTCGCGCCCCCCACACGGGCTACGGGTCGGGGTGGCCAGGCCGGAGCAGCTCACCTTCTTCGGCGACCGGGGGGCCCGAGCGGTCTACGAGGACGGGCTACGACTGATCCGCGGAACCGGCGCGCGGACCGGGGAGATCGATCTGGAGCCGTTCCTGGCGGCGGGTGCGCTGCTGTACGGCGGGCCCTGGCTGGCGGAGCGGTTCGCCTCGGTGGGTGAGTTCGTGACCGCCCGGCCGGACGACGTGCATCCGGTCATCCGCACCGTGCTCGAGCCGGGCGCGTCGATCACCGGGGTGGAGGCGTTCCGGGGCCTGACCCGGCTGCGCGCCCTGCGCCGCCAGGCCGACGAGATCTGGCGGGACATCGACGTGCTGGTCCTGCCGACCGTGCCCACGACCTACCCGGTCGAGGCCGTTGCGGCCGACCCGATCGGTCTGAACGCCAGGCTCGGCCGGTACACCACCTTCGTCAATCTGCTTGATCTGGCCGCCATCGCGATTCCGATCGGCTTCGCCGACGGACTCCCGCACGGGCTGACCCTCATCGCCCCCGCGGGCCGGGACGAGTTCCTCGCGGACCTCGCGTCGCGCCTGCACGCCCGGACGGGCCTGCCGGTCGGAGCCACCGGCCACGCCCTGGCCAGGTCGGGCGCCCCGGCACGGTCGGCCACGCCAGCACAGTCGGCCACGCCAGCACAGTCGGCCACGCCAGCACGGTCGGGGCCCGCCGGCCCGCCGGGCACACCTACCGGTTTCCTGGACCTCGCCGTGGTCGGCGCGCACATGAGTGGGCTGCCACTGAACGGCGAGCTGACCCGACTCGGCGCGGTGCTGCTGCGACACGACCGCACCCTGCCCCGGTACCGGCTCTATGCCCTGCCGGGCCCGCAGCCGCACCGTCCCGGCCTGCTGCGGGTGAACACCGGCGGCGCGGCGATCGACGCCGAGGTGTGGCGGCTGCCGCTCGCCGCGGCCGGTGGCTTCCTGCTCGGCGTGCCGTCTCCGCTGGCGATCGGGACCCTCGACCTCGCCGGCGGCCCCACCCTGGGCTTCCTGTGCGAGTCGGCGGCGGTGGACGGCGCGCTGGACATCACCGCCCTCGGCGGCTGGCGGCCGTATCTGGCCCGACCCCGGACGGAGACAACGCCTTCACAGGTACCGTAG
- a CDS encoding metal-sensitive transcriptional regulator codes for MHGYTNTKDEYTARLRRIEGQVRGLQRMIAEDKYCIDILTQVSAATRALQSVALGLLEDHLAHCVAHAAAEGGPVADEKLREASAAIARLIRS; via the coding sequence ATGCACGGCTACACCAACACCAAGGACGAGTACACCGCCCGGTTGCGCCGGATCGAGGGGCAGGTCCGCGGCCTCCAACGCATGATCGCCGAGGACAAGTACTGCATCGACATCCTGACCCAGGTCTCGGCCGCGACCCGGGCCCTGCAGTCGGTCGCCCTCGGGCTGCTGGAGGACCATCTCGCGCACTGCGTGGCCCACGCGGCGGCGGAGGGCGGCCCCGTCGCCGACGAGAAGCTGCGGGAGGCGTCCGCCGCGATCGCTCGGCTCATCCGGTCCTGA